The Syngnathus typhle isolate RoL2023-S1 ecotype Sweden linkage group LG6, RoL_Styp_1.0, whole genome shotgun sequence genome has a window encoding:
- the LOC133156020 gene encoding uncharacterized protein LOC133156020 isoform X2: MGRKKDLSAVEKREIVQCLGQDKGTTRKISARQKRRIKRAAASMPLQTSKQIFDAACAGEVPRRSRCRILQSLAVMRKPSIRPPLNNANKQKRLQWAQDYMKTNFQTVLFTDECRATLDGPDGWSRGWLVDGHHSPTRLRRQQGGGGVMFWAGIMGRERLGPFRVPEGVKMTSIKMATNMICGKVVAMRSALRARSWICAADGTLSMHGQHNNVTVALCDGEKAYKIVLFEHLAALVTEGNSYIFLNFGVDQRGQGLLTKPASKIFMAAEVQTSPQLEEEARALVYPNSVASSPQEVVNKLPEEMVSLDGVITDMRPIRMVRQRGNHLAPFRHLTLKKDEATVKIGLWREANLVELKVGGSFVFTHLSAQATESGVMLHSTTYTDVKACNSSLIITVVGILYGEEVVDVVSDSGEVTVIKLDIWQKTFSQPPHIPQDGMPITVTRVQGDVTKIECVNECMNE; the protein is encoded by the exons atggggaggaaaaaggatctctctgctgttgagaagcgtgaaatcgttcaatgccttggacaag ataaaggcacgacgaggaagatttctgcaagacaaaaacgtcgaatcaagagggcggctgctagcatgccactacagacgagcaaacaaatattcgacgctgcatgtgccggtgaagtcccacgaaggtcgaggtgtaggatcctccagagccttgcagttatgcggaaaccctccattcggccacccctaaacaacgcgaacaagcagaaacggctgcagtgggcccaggattacatgaagactaattttcagacagtcctgttcactgatgagtgccgtgcaaccttggatggtccag atggatggagtcgtggatggttggtggacggtcaccatagcccaacaaggctgcggcgtcagcaaggaggtggcggagtcatgttttgggccggaatcatggggagagagcggcttggcccctttagggtccctgaaggcgtgaaaatgacgtctaTAAA aatggcGACAAATATGATTTGCGGGAAAGTAGTGGCAATGAGGAGTGCTCTGCGTGCAAGGAGCTGGATTTGTGCAGCTGATGGCACCTTGTCAATGCACGGCCAGcacaataatgtaactgttgccctctgtgacggcgAGAAAGCCTATAAAATAGTTCTATTTGAACACTTGGCTGccctcgtcacagagggcaacagttacatttttttaaacttcggtGTGGACCAACGGGGGCAAGGGCTCCTCACCAAACCCGCCTCAAAAATCTTCATGGCGGCCGAAGTGCAAACCAGCCCACAGCTGGAAgaagaggccagggccctggtATACCCCAACtcagtggcatcatctcctcaggaggtagtgaataaactacctgaggagatggtgtcactggatGGCGTGATAACCGAT ATGCGTCCTatccgcatggtgcgccagCGAGGGAACCACCTGGCACCATTTCGACATTTGACGCTCAAAAAA GATGAAGCCACTGTCAAAATTGGACTTTGGCGGGAGGCTAACCTCGTAGAGCTGAAGGTAGGGGGTTCCTTCGTGttcacccacctgagtgcccAGGCGACCGAGTCGGGAGTCATGCTCCACTCGACAACGTACACGGATGTAAAG gccTGCAACTCCAGCCTCATCATTACCGTCGTTGGTATActctatggggaagaggtggtggatGTTGTGTCGGATTCGGGGGAAGTGACAGTCATCAAACTTGATATCTGGCAAAAAACCTTCAGCCAGCCCCCCCATATCCCACAAGATGGGATGCCCATTACTGTCACCcgtgtgcagggtgacgtgacAAAGATtgaatgtgtgaatgaatgcatgaatgaatga
- the LOC133156020 gene encoding uncharacterized protein LOC133156020 isoform X1 → MGRKKDLSAVEKREIVQCLGQGMQTFDISRKLKHDHRTVKTFVADSEHTRVCADKGTTRKISARQKRRIKRAAASMPLQTSKQIFDAACAGEVPRRSRCRILQSLAVMRKPSIRPPLNNANKQKRLQWAQDYMKTNFQTVLFTDECRATLDGPDGWSRGWLVDGHHSPTRLRRQQGGGGVMFWAGIMGRERLGPFRVPEGVKMTSIKMATNMICGKVVAMRSALRARSWICAADGTLSMHGQHNNVTVALCDGEKAYKIVLFEHLAALVTEGNSYIFLNFGVDQRGQGLLTKPASKIFMAAEVQTSPQLEEEARALVYPNSVASSPQEVVNKLPEEMVSLDGVITDMRPIRMVRQRGNHLAPFRHLTLKKDEATVKIGLWREANLVELKVGGSFVFTHLSAQATESGVMLHSTTYTDVKACNSSLIITVVGILYGEEVVDVVSDSGEVTVIKLDIWQKTFSQPPHIPQDGMPITVTRVQGDVTKIECVNECMNE, encoded by the exons atggggaggaaaaaggatctctctgctgttgagaagcgtgaaatcgttcaatgccttggacaaggtatgcagacattcgatatttcacgaaaacttaagcatGACCATCGAACTGTAAAgacattcgtcgctgattcggagcacacgcgggtttgtgcagataaaggcacgacgaggaagatttctgcaagacaaaaacgtcgaatcaagagggcggctgctagcatgccactacagacgagcaaacaaatattcgacgctgcatgtgccggtgaagtcccacgaaggtcgaggtgtaggatcctccagagccttgcagttatgcggaaaccctccattcggccacccctaaacaacgcgaacaagcagaaacggctgcagtgggcccaggattacatgaagactaattttcagacagtcctgttcactgatgagtgccgtgcaaccttggatggtccag atggatggagtcgtggatggttggtggacggtcaccatagcccaacaaggctgcggcgtcagcaaggaggtggcggagtcatgttttgggccggaatcatggggagagagcggcttggcccctttagggtccctgaaggcgtgaaaatgacgtctaTAAA aatggcGACAAATATGATTTGCGGGAAAGTAGTGGCAATGAGGAGTGCTCTGCGTGCAAGGAGCTGGATTTGTGCAGCTGATGGCACCTTGTCAATGCACGGCCAGcacaataatgtaactgttgccctctgtgacggcgAGAAAGCCTATAAAATAGTTCTATTTGAACACTTGGCTGccctcgtcacagagggcaacagttacatttttttaaacttcggtGTGGACCAACGGGGGCAAGGGCTCCTCACCAAACCCGCCTCAAAAATCTTCATGGCGGCCGAAGTGCAAACCAGCCCACAGCTGGAAgaagaggccagggccctggtATACCCCAACtcagtggcatcatctcctcaggaggtagtgaataaactacctgaggagatggtgtcactggatGGCGTGATAACCGAT ATGCGTCCTatccgcatggtgcgccagCGAGGGAACCACCTGGCACCATTTCGACATTTGACGCTCAAAAAA GATGAAGCCACTGTCAAAATTGGACTTTGGCGGGAGGCTAACCTCGTAGAGCTGAAGGTAGGGGGTTCCTTCGTGttcacccacctgagtgcccAGGCGACCGAGTCGGGAGTCATGCTCCACTCGACAACGTACACGGATGTAAAG gccTGCAACTCCAGCCTCATCATTACCGTCGTTGGTATActctatggggaagaggtggtggatGTTGTGTCGGATTCGGGGGAAGTGACAGTCATCAAACTTGATATCTGGCAAAAAACCTTCAGCCAGCCCCCCCATATCCCACAAGATGGGATGCCCATTACTGTCACCcgtgtgcagggtgacgtgacAAAGATtgaatgtgtgaatgaatgcatgaatgaatga
- the LOC133156020 gene encoding uncharacterized protein LOC133156020 isoform X3, which produces MPLQTSKQIFDAACAGEVPRRSRCRILQSLAVMRKPSIRPPLNNANKQKRLQWAQDYMKTNFQTVLFTDECRATLDGPDGWSRGWLVDGHHSPTRLRRQQGGGGVMFWAGIMGRERLGPFRVPEGVKMTSIKMATNMICGKVVAMRSALRARSWICAADGTLSMHGQHNNVTVALCDGEKAYKIVLFEHLAALVTEGNSYIFLNFGVDQRGQGLLTKPASKIFMAAEVQTSPQLEEEARALVYPNSVASSPQEVVNKLPEEMVSLDGVITDMRPIRMVRQRGNHLAPFRHLTLKKDEATVKIGLWREANLVELKVGGSFVFTHLSAQATESGVMLHSTTYTDVKACNSSLIITVVGILYGEEVVDVVSDSGEVTVIKLDIWQKTFSQPPHIPQDGMPITVTRVQGDVTKIECVNECMNE; this is translated from the exons atgccactacagacgagcaaacaaatattcgacgctgcatgtgccggtgaagtcccacgaaggtcgaggtgtaggatcctccagagccttgcagttatgcggaaaccctccattcggccacccctaaacaacgcgaacaagcagaaacggctgcagtgggcccaggattacatgaagactaattttcagacagtcctgttcactgatgagtgccgtgcaaccttggatggtccag atggatggagtcgtggatggttggtggacggtcaccatagcccaacaaggctgcggcgtcagcaaggaggtggcggagtcatgttttgggccggaatcatggggagagagcggcttggcccctttagggtccctgaaggcgtgaaaatgacgtctaTAAA aatggcGACAAATATGATTTGCGGGAAAGTAGTGGCAATGAGGAGTGCTCTGCGTGCAAGGAGCTGGATTTGTGCAGCTGATGGCACCTTGTCAATGCACGGCCAGcacaataatgtaactgttgccctctgtgacggcgAGAAAGCCTATAAAATAGTTCTATTTGAACACTTGGCTGccctcgtcacagagggcaacagttacatttttttaaacttcggtGTGGACCAACGGGGGCAAGGGCTCCTCACCAAACCCGCCTCAAAAATCTTCATGGCGGCCGAAGTGCAAACCAGCCCACAGCTGGAAgaagaggccagggccctggtATACCCCAACtcagtggcatcatctcctcaggaggtagtgaataaactacctgaggagatggtgtcactggatGGCGTGATAACCGAT ATGCGTCCTatccgcatggtgcgccagCGAGGGAACCACCTGGCACCATTTCGACATTTGACGCTCAAAAAA GATGAAGCCACTGTCAAAATTGGACTTTGGCGGGAGGCTAACCTCGTAGAGCTGAAGGTAGGGGGTTCCTTCGTGttcacccacctgagtgcccAGGCGACCGAGTCGGGAGTCATGCTCCACTCGACAACGTACACGGATGTAAAG gccTGCAACTCCAGCCTCATCATTACCGTCGTTGGTATActctatggggaagaggtggtggatGTTGTGTCGGATTCGGGGGAAGTGACAGTCATCAAACTTGATATCTGGCAAAAAACCTTCAGCCAGCCCCCCCATATCCCACAAGATGGGATGCCCATTACTGTCACCcgtgtgcagggtgacgtgacAAAGATtgaatgtgtgaatgaatgcatgaatgaatga
- the LOC133156020 gene encoding prelamin-A/C-like isoform X4: protein MILTESFLDQQKQIRKMATPENTPQDAYNELRAIYKTELAKARAALVLEATERERLQVELSKLRIDFDKLEARDTKKESDLAKARAALVSEATERKRLQVEFSKLKIDFDELEARDTKKESNLAKARAALDSEATERERLQVKLSKLKIDFDELEAR from the exons ATGATACTGACTGAGTCTTTTCTGGATCAACAGAAGCAAATTCGAAAAATGGCAACCCCAGAAAACACTCCTCAAGATGCATACAATGAGCTGAGGGCCATTTACAAGACGgagctggcgaaagcccgtgcggctctggtcttagaggccacagagcgtgaacgtctgcaggtggagttgtccaagctgaggaTTGATTTTGacaagctggaagcaag ggacacaaagaaagaatccgatctggctaaagcccgtgcggctctggtctcagaggccacagagcgtaaacgtctgcaggtggagttttccaagctgaagattgattttgacgagctggaagcaag ggacacgaagaaagaatccaatctggcgaaagcccgtgcggctctggactcagaggccacagagcgtgaacgtctgcaggtgaagttgtccaagctgaagattgattttgacgagctggaagcaaggtga